Proteins encoded together in one Corallococcus soli window:
- the rnz gene encoding ribonuclease Z, which produces MSLLRLTFLGTSAAQPTLHRGLSGLTVKADADLLLFDCGEGSQRQMVRFGTGFTVDVAFFTHFHADHYLGIIGFLRTLGMMGRTAPMHLYGPPPARRLLHQAVHLGLESLAFPVEIHELKDGDVVQRGGYAVHAVGVDHRIHALGYVLAEDGRPGKFNLAKARELGVPEGPAFGKLQKGEAVTLPDGRVVRPEDVLGEPRAGRRLVISGDTRPCPALVQASKDADLLVHESTFSDDEQERAQETRHSTAREAGQVAQSAGARRLILTHLSSRHDTDPGKLLTQAREAFKGPVEVAFDGLTVELPLRD; this is translated from the coding sequence ATGTCCCTTCTCAGGCTCACCTTCCTCGGCACCTCCGCCGCGCAGCCCACCCTGCATCGAGGGCTCTCCGGACTGACGGTGAAGGCGGACGCGGATCTGCTGCTGTTCGACTGCGGTGAGGGCAGTCAGCGGCAAATGGTCCGCTTTGGCACGGGCTTCACCGTGGACGTGGCGTTCTTCACCCACTTCCACGCCGACCACTACCTGGGGATCATCGGCTTCCTGCGCACCCTGGGGATGATGGGCCGCACGGCGCCCATGCACCTGTACGGGCCCCCGCCCGCGCGGCGGCTGCTGCACCAGGCGGTGCACCTGGGGCTGGAGTCCCTGGCCTTCCCGGTGGAGATCCACGAGCTGAAGGACGGGGACGTGGTGCAGCGGGGCGGCTACGCGGTGCACGCGGTGGGCGTGGACCACCGCATCCACGCGCTGGGCTACGTGCTGGCGGAGGATGGCCGGCCGGGGAAGTTCAACCTGGCCAAGGCGCGGGAGCTGGGCGTGCCGGAGGGGCCCGCCTTCGGCAAGCTGCAGAAGGGCGAAGCCGTGACGCTGCCGGACGGGCGCGTGGTGAGGCCGGAGGACGTGCTGGGCGAGCCGCGGGCCGGACGGCGGCTGGTGATTTCAGGCGACACGCGGCCGTGCCCCGCGCTGGTGCAGGCGTCGAAGGACGCGGACTTGCTGGTGCACGAGTCCACCTTCTCCGACGACGAGCAGGAGCGCGCGCAGGAGACGCGCCACTCCACGGCGCGGGAGGCAGGTCAGGTGGCGCAGTCCGCGGGCGCGCGGCGGCTCATCCTCACCCACCTGTCCAGCCGCCACGACACCGACCCCGGCAAGCTGCTCACGCAGGCGCGCGAGGCGTTCAAGGGGCCGGTGGAAGTGGCCTTCGACGGGCTCACCGTGGAGCTGCCGCTGCGCGACTGA
- a CDS encoding rhomboid family intramembrane serine protease — protein MIPISDDNPTLRTPVMTYLLLGTLGFVWVFIQGAGFQVEALATSICNLGMVPGELTGRAPLGQAVPLGDGYACVVDAEAINRATPLTSMFLHGGWGHLLGNVLFFWVFGNNIEDSMGRLRFLVFYLLCGLVAAAAHVAVDPTSPVPTVGASGAIAGVLGAYLVLYPRVRVNMLFIFFIIIRVIPIPAWGVLLWWFVLQLITGLPQLMTLRPEVSGGVAVWAHIGGFVAGMALIKLFVNPRYTSQRTLWRHRMHPDHP, from the coding sequence ATGATTCCCATCAGCGACGACAATCCGACCCTGCGCACCCCCGTGATGACGTACCTGCTGCTGGGAACCCTGGGATTCGTCTGGGTGTTCATCCAGGGCGCGGGCTTCCAGGTGGAGGCGCTGGCCACCAGCATCTGCAACCTGGGCATGGTGCCGGGGGAGCTGACCGGGCGGGCACCGCTGGGGCAGGCGGTGCCGCTGGGGGATGGCTACGCCTGCGTCGTGGACGCGGAGGCCATCAACCGCGCCACGCCCCTCACCTCCATGTTCCTGCACGGCGGCTGGGGGCACCTGCTGGGCAACGTGCTGTTCTTCTGGGTCTTCGGCAACAACATCGAGGACAGCATGGGGCGCCTGCGCTTCCTGGTGTTCTACCTGCTGTGCGGGCTGGTGGCGGCGGCGGCGCACGTGGCGGTGGACCCCACGTCGCCGGTGCCCACGGTGGGCGCGTCGGGGGCCATCGCGGGCGTGCTGGGCGCGTACCTGGTGCTCTACCCGCGCGTGCGCGTGAACATGCTGTTCATCTTCTTCATCATCATCCGCGTCATCCCCATCCCGGCCTGGGGCGTGCTGCTGTGGTGGTTCGTGCTCCAGCTCATCACCGGCCTTCCGCAGCTCATGACGCTCAGGCCGGAGGTGTCCGGCGGCGTGGCGGTGTGGGCGCACATCGGCGGCTTCGTGGCCGGCATGGCGCTCATCAAGCTGTTCGTGAACCCGCGCTACACCTCGCAGCGCACGCTGTGGCGGCACCGGATGCACCCCGACCACCCCTGA
- a CDS encoding HAD family hydrolase produces the protein MQRRVSTAAPRGILFDLDGTLVDSLPDIIASFLHGFSHLGLPAPSVAEVRALIGQPLDAMYMRFAPEHVTGLCAAYREHYPRNFLNHSRPFPGVERTLRALRERGYLLAVATTKRSDMARRFVDALGLDGLLHHVQGTDGFPHKPAPDVLHRALAALGTGGLWMVGDTTLDLRAGQAAGLRTYAVTWGTHSPEELATATPDELQPDLERLLSHLPPLA, from the coding sequence ATGCAGCGGCGCGTGAGCACTGCGGCCCCCCGTGGCATCCTCTTCGACCTCGACGGCACGCTGGTGGATTCGCTGCCGGACATCATCGCCAGCTTCCTCCACGGCTTCTCGCACCTGGGGTTGCCGGCGCCCTCCGTCGCGGAGGTGCGGGCCCTCATCGGCCAGCCGCTGGATGCCATGTACATGCGCTTCGCGCCCGAGCACGTCACCGGCCTCTGCGCGGCCTACCGCGAACACTACCCGCGCAACTTCCTCAACCACTCGCGCCCCTTCCCCGGCGTGGAGCGGACGCTGCGCGCCCTGCGCGAGCGCGGCTACCTGCTGGCCGTCGCCACCACCAAGCGCAGCGACATGGCGCGGCGCTTCGTGGACGCCCTGGGATTGGACGGGCTCCTGCACCATGTGCAGGGCACGGATGGCTTTCCGCACAAGCCCGCGCCGGACGTGCTCCACCGCGCGCTCGCGGCGCTGGGCACCGGGGGCCTGTGGATGGTGGGCGACACCACGCTGGACCTGCGCGCGGGCCAGGCCGCGGGCCTGCGCACCTATGCCGTGACCTGGGGCACGCACTCCCCGGAGGAGCTGGCCACCGCCACGCCGGACGAGCTCCAGCCCGACCTGGAGCGGCTGCTCTCCCACCTGCCGCCGCTGGCCTGA
- a CDS encoding NAD(P)/FAD-dependent oxidoreductase, whose translation MGADNQSRGLHVPAASGPSRKRVLILGGGFAGVYAALHLERRLGRRDDVEVTLVSRDNYFLFTPMLHEVAASDLNPSAIVISLRKLLPHLSFVEGDLTGLDLHARTATVAHGGLDGHSHTLSYDCAVLAMGSETNFFGKPGPRDHALTMKTLGDAMLLRNCLIDRLEEADADCLTEGGKRPVVTFVVVGGGFAGVETAGAINDFIHGALPYYPNIQHHNVRVLLVHGGKEVLPELGEDLGAYTHRKLIEHGIEVRTGIHVQDVTEAGVVLPDGTRVPTKTVVWTAGVTPPSLLASLPCEKERGRIKVNERMEVPGFPGVWALGDCASVPDLTNGGRPCPPTAQHALRQGQVVARNVCSALKGRPGKAFRYKMLGQLAAIGRRAGVARILGLKFSGTVAWVLWRTLYLAKLPRLETKVRVALGWTLDLLFRKDVVQFIGPRELDQLTLPALPLSSHQQVRQVQGLQPQARH comes from the coding sequence ATGGGAGCGGACAACCAGTCGCGGGGGCTCCATGTGCCAGCGGCCAGCGGACCTTCGCGCAAGCGGGTGCTCATCCTGGGAGGCGGGTTCGCGGGGGTGTACGCGGCGCTGCACCTGGAGCGGCGGCTGGGGCGGCGCGACGACGTGGAGGTGACGCTGGTGAGCCGCGACAACTACTTCCTCTTCACGCCCATGCTCCACGAGGTGGCGGCGAGCGACCTGAACCCGAGCGCCATCGTCATCTCGCTGCGCAAGCTGCTGCCGCACCTGTCGTTCGTGGAGGGCGACCTCACCGGCCTGGACCTGCACGCGAGGACGGCCACGGTGGCGCACGGCGGGCTGGACGGACACAGCCACACGCTGTCGTACGACTGCGCGGTGCTGGCCATGGGCTCGGAGACGAACTTCTTCGGCAAGCCGGGCCCGCGCGACCACGCGCTGACGATGAAGACGCTGGGCGACGCGATGCTCCTGCGCAACTGCCTCATCGACCGGCTGGAGGAGGCGGACGCGGACTGCCTCACGGAGGGCGGCAAGCGCCCCGTCGTCACCTTCGTGGTGGTGGGCGGCGGCTTCGCGGGCGTGGAGACGGCGGGCGCCATCAACGACTTCATCCACGGCGCCCTGCCCTACTACCCGAACATCCAGCACCACAACGTGCGCGTGCTGCTGGTGCACGGCGGCAAGGAGGTGCTGCCGGAGCTGGGCGAGGACCTGGGCGCGTACACGCACAGGAAGCTCATCGAGCACGGCATCGAGGTGCGCACCGGCATCCACGTCCAGGACGTGACGGAGGCCGGCGTGGTGCTGCCGGACGGCACGCGGGTGCCCACCAAGACGGTGGTGTGGACCGCGGGCGTCACGCCACCGTCGCTGCTGGCGTCACTGCCGTGCGAGAAGGAGCGCGGCCGCATCAAGGTGAACGAGCGCATGGAGGTGCCGGGCTTCCCGGGCGTGTGGGCGCTGGGGGACTGCGCGTCGGTGCCGGACCTCACGAACGGAGGCAGGCCCTGCCCGCCCACCGCGCAGCACGCGCTGCGCCAGGGGCAGGTGGTGGCGCGCAACGTGTGCTCGGCGCTGAAGGGCCGGCCGGGCAAGGCGTTCCGCTACAAGATGCTGGGGCAGCTGGCGGCGATTGGCCGGCGCGCGGGCGTGGCGCGCATCCTGGGGCTGAAGTTCTCCGGCACCGTCGCGTGGGTCCTGTGGCGCACCCTCTACCTGGCGAAGCTGCCCCGGCTGGAGACGAAGGTGCGCGTGGCCCTGGGCTGGACGCTGGACCTGCTCTTCCGCAAGGACGTGGTGCAGTTCATTGGTCCGCGGGAGTTGGATCAGCTCACGCTTCCGGCCCTCCCGCTGTCCAGCCACCAGCAGGTGCGGCAGGTGCAGGGCCTCCAGCCGCAGGCGCGGCATTAG
- the sitA6 gene encoding SitA6 family polymorphic toxin lipoprotein: MRWLCWLWVVLWCGCASTSAVATFSPEGVWAEAGTEQEREDSGEDRCVAPLCTDEACALFWCEDLVPGRIVRTRGATAPPVLVAPGSGPRRHWGSAQELPRDARPVMVFRFHPREKLPSQLQRERAMAEWAKRPKERHHIFPQAYERHFLTKDIHIHQYVLAVDVDVHKRIHRGKNGGPWNRDWQAYIEGPGQKTSRLQHFDHAFLMIQKHGLFGLTMTYWQQVDLMPFPVEN; this comes from the coding sequence ATGCGTTGGTTGTGCTGGCTGTGGGTGGTCCTGTGGTGCGGCTGCGCCTCGACGTCGGCGGTCGCGACGTTCTCACCCGAGGGCGTCTGGGCGGAGGCCGGGACCGAGCAGGAACGTGAGGACAGCGGGGAGGACCGGTGCGTCGCGCCCCTGTGCACGGATGAAGCCTGCGCGCTGTTCTGGTGCGAGGACCTGGTGCCGGGCCGCATCGTGCGCACGCGCGGCGCGACGGCGCCGCCCGTGTTGGTGGCGCCGGGGAGCGGGCCTCGGCGCCACTGGGGCAGCGCGCAGGAGCTTCCGCGCGATGCGCGGCCCGTCATGGTGTTCCGCTTCCATCCGCGCGAGAAGCTGCCCAGTCAGTTGCAGCGGGAGCGGGCGATGGCGGAGTGGGCGAAGCGGCCCAAGGAGCGGCACCACATCTTCCCGCAGGCGTACGAGCGGCACTTCCTTACCAAGGACATCCACATCCACCAGTACGTGCTGGCCGTGGATGTGGACGTCCACAAGCGCATCCACCGGGGGAAGAACGGCGGTCCTTGGAATCGAGACTGGCAGGCCTACATCGAAGGCCCTGGGCAGAAAACCAGCAGGCTCCAGCATTTCGACCACGCCTTCCTGATGATCCAGAAACATGGCCTCTTTGGATTGACGATGACGTATTGGCAGCAGGTGGACCTCATGCCGTTCCCAGTGGAGAACTGA
- a CDS encoding alpha/beta fold hydrolase: MNAPDSVFFPLPGLRMHALEAGPVDGPLVLLLHGFPELSESWRQVMPPLADAGFHVVAPDLRGYGGTDRPDTGYDVDTLAEDVARLAHHLQPGRPAHVVGHDWGGAIAYHLATLKPQVVDRLVVINAPHPAILARRLWNPAQLVRSWYMFFFLVPWLPERLLAARGGQRVPRMIRRALSDPSRVGDARLTPYAANMARPGRAGAAIDYYREAFKGAVTSRRTRRLLRDPPRIRAPFLLIWAEDDVALGRELTQGLEPYFEGTPAVHFLPGVGHFAPLEAPDAIAGLVRGHLERGAPPK; encoded by the coding sequence ATGAACGCGCCCGACTCCGTCTTCTTCCCGCTGCCCGGCCTGCGCATGCACGCGCTCGAAGCAGGGCCCGTGGACGGCCCGCTGGTCCTCCTGCTGCACGGCTTCCCCGAGCTGTCGGAGAGCTGGCGCCAGGTGATGCCGCCCCTGGCCGACGCGGGCTTCCACGTCGTCGCGCCGGACCTGCGCGGCTATGGCGGCACGGACCGGCCCGACACGGGCTATGACGTGGACACGCTCGCGGAGGACGTCGCGCGGCTCGCGCACCACCTCCAGCCCGGCCGGCCCGCGCACGTCGTGGGGCATGACTGGGGCGGCGCCATCGCCTACCACCTGGCCACCCTGAAGCCCCAGGTCGTGGACCGGCTGGTGGTCATCAACGCCCCGCACCCCGCCATCCTCGCGCGGCGCCTCTGGAACCCGGCCCAGCTGGTGCGCTCCTGGTACATGTTCTTCTTCCTCGTGCCCTGGCTGCCGGAGCGCCTGCTGGCGGCGCGGGGGGGCCAGCGGGTGCCCCGGATGATCCGCCGCGCGCTGTCGGACCCTTCACGGGTCGGCGATGCCCGGCTCACCCCGTACGCGGCGAACATGGCCCGCCCGGGCCGCGCGGGCGCCGCCATCGACTACTACCGCGAGGCCTTCAAGGGGGCCGTCACCTCGCGGCGCACCCGGCGCCTGCTGCGCGACCCTCCCCGCATCCGTGCGCCCTTCCTCCTCATCTGGGCCGAGGACGACGTGGCGCTCGGGCGCGAGCTCACCCAGGGACTGGAGCCGTATTTCGAGGGGACGCCCGCCGTGCACTTCCTGCCGGGCGTGGGCCACTTCGCGCCCCTGGAGGCCCCGGACGCCATCGCGGGGCTCGTGCGGGGGCACCTGGAGCGGGGCGCGCCGCCGAAATGA
- the sitI6 gene encoding SitI6 family double-CXXCG motif immunity protein, which produces MRYFELEEPEDPDSGQWSGEYRAKRRWYVPSQLCPRCEAWGGMQAYPSVDLSSLPDNEALASVWPQAPEEVARRMALVRPFVPPELPLEPGYSLGPLVGTARGHFGPVTVWPSWQVLVREDARDLLLGEGLQGIIPVRAELRTRRTKEQALYELEARPLAKLHPDCIDRAPPCPACGNGGFSLPPKRWLLRESVPPGLDLFGVEGTTRIVVSERFVDTVNRLGPSDVFYREITAE; this is translated from the coding sequence TTGCGCTACTTCGAGTTGGAAGAACCAGAAGACCCCGACTCGGGACAGTGGAGCGGGGAGTACCGCGCCAAGCGCCGTTGGTATGTGCCGAGCCAACTCTGTCCCCGCTGTGAAGCCTGGGGAGGCATGCAGGCCTATCCCTCGGTGGATCTGTCCAGCCTGCCGGACAACGAAGCCCTGGCCAGTGTGTGGCCGCAGGCTCCCGAGGAGGTGGCTCGCCGCATGGCCTTGGTGCGTCCGTTCGTTCCACCGGAACTTCCTCTTGAGCCGGGGTACAGCCTGGGCCCGCTGGTGGGAACCGCGCGCGGTCATTTCGGTCCCGTGACCGTGTGGCCCTCGTGGCAGGTGCTCGTGCGCGAGGATGCGCGCGACCTGCTCCTGGGCGAAGGCCTGCAAGGCATCATCCCGGTCCGCGCGGAGCTGCGCACCCGGCGCACCAAGGAACAGGCGCTCTACGAACTGGAGGCACGCCCTCTGGCGAAGCTGCATCCTGACTGCATCGACCGCGCCCCCCCCTGCCCAGCCTGCGGGAACGGCGGTTTCTCATTGCCCCCGAAGCGCTGGCTCCTGCGCGAATCCGTTCCCCCAGGACTCGACCTCTTCGGCGTGGAGGGGACCACCCGCATCGTCGTCTCCGAGCGCTTCGTCGACACCGTGAACCGCCTGGGCCCCAGTGACGTGTTCTACCGGGAGATCACCGCAGAGTAG
- the sitI6 gene encoding SitI6 family double-CXXCG motif immunity protein: MRYFELAVLRDPDAGEWSGEYRAEHKWCLPSIRCPRCETWGGMQAYPSVDLTDLPANDALNDIRPQPPEEYARREALVRPFVPPERLLEPGCRLGPLVGTARGHFGPVTVWPSWQVLVREDARDLLLSEGLQGIIPVRAELRTRRTKQQALYELEARPLAKLHPACIYDREPTCPVCGRHGFTLPPKRWLQGESIPQGLDLFGVEETTRIVVSERFVDTVNRLGPSDVFYREITAE; this comes from the coding sequence GTGCGCTACTTCGAACTGGCCGTGCTGCGCGACCCCGACGCGGGCGAGTGGAGTGGGGAGTACCGCGCGGAGCACAAGTGGTGTCTGCCAAGCATCCGGTGTCCACGCTGCGAGACATGGGGAGGCATGCAGGCCTATCCATCGGTGGACCTGACCGACCTGCCAGCCAATGACGCGTTGAACGACATCCGGCCTCAACCCCCCGAGGAATATGCGCGGCGGGAGGCACTGGTGCGCCCGTTCGTCCCACCGGAACGCCTTCTTGAACCAGGATGCAGGCTGGGGCCGCTGGTGGGAACCGCGCGCGGGCATTTCGGTCCCGTGACCGTGTGGCCCTCGTGGCAGGTGCTCGTGCGCGAGGATGCGCGCGACCTGCTCCTGAGCGAAGGCCTGCAAGGCATCATCCCGGTCCGCGCGGAGCTGCGCACCCGTCGCACGAAGCAACAAGCACTCTACGAGTTGGAAGCACGGCCCCTGGCGAAGCTGCACCCCGCGTGCATCTACGACAGGGAGCCCACCTGCCCGGTCTGCGGGCGTCATGGCTTCACGCTGCCCCCGAAGCGCTGGCTGCAGGGTGAATCCATCCCCCAGGGTCTGGACCTCTTCGGCGTGGAGGAGACGACCCGCATTGTCGTCTCCGAGCGCTTCGTCGACACCGTGAACCGCCTGGGCCCCAGTGACGTGTTCTACCGGGAGATCACTGCGGAGTAG
- a CDS encoding amidohydrolase, with amino-acid sequence MMRGRFGRTLGALLLLVGVAGCSRRVPEATPAEAAVSGAPTVYVAKQIRTLDAARPVAQALAVRDGQVLAVGTREEVLAAAGPAARVVELGDATVVPGLTDAHAHLAGLAAALVRVRLEGTASLEEVRARLAQAPATAYQGEWLLGGGWDQNDWPQKAFPTHADLDAAFPRTPVVLSRVDGHALWLNGEALRRARIDKGTKDPQGGRILRGPDGEPTGVLVDNAMALADAVLPPPTDEQLAARLTAALEHCARVGLTGVHDAGMDLKTFRQLQQWDKDGRLPLRIYAMADGQTADREQYLKDGPFQGKLLTMRAVKLVMDGALGSRGAALSTPYSDEPGHQGLLVLSPEEYAARVRAFVGRGFQVATHAIGDRANTLVLDTLLKEMEATGKKEGRHRVEHAQILRPEDITRLGANGFVASVQPTHATSDMPWAQDRVGPERIQGAYAWQKLKAAGAVLALGSDFPVERPDVLAGLYAARTRQDASGQPPGGWQPDQRLSGEEALEGFTVGAAYASFVEEQRGRLKPGQDADFVVLSVDPVDGPAAELLTAQVRLTVVAGREVFRATTP; translated from the coding sequence ATGATGCGAGGACGTTTCGGTCGGACCCTGGGAGCGCTGCTCCTGCTGGTGGGCGTGGCGGGCTGCTCCCGTCGCGTGCCGGAAGCGACGCCCGCGGAAGCGGCCGTCTCCGGGGCGCCCACCGTGTACGTGGCGAAGCAGATCCGCACGCTGGACGCGGCGCGCCCCGTGGCGCAGGCGCTCGCCGTGCGGGACGGACAGGTGCTCGCGGTGGGCACCCGGGAAGAGGTGCTCGCGGCGGCGGGCCCCGCGGCGCGCGTGGTGGAGCTGGGTGACGCCACGGTGGTGCCGGGCCTCACGGATGCGCATGCCCACCTGGCGGGGCTCGCGGCGGCGCTCGTGCGCGTGCGGCTGGAGGGCACCGCGTCGCTGGAGGAAGTGCGCGCGCGGCTGGCCCAGGCGCCCGCGACGGCGTACCAGGGCGAGTGGCTGCTGGGCGGGGGCTGGGACCAGAACGACTGGCCCCAGAAGGCCTTCCCCACGCACGCGGACCTGGACGCGGCCTTCCCGAGGACGCCCGTGGTGCTGTCGCGCGTGGACGGCCACGCGCTGTGGCTCAACGGCGAGGCGCTGCGCCGGGCGCGCATCGACAAGGGCACGAAGGACCCGCAGGGAGGCCGCATCCTCCGGGGCCCGGATGGCGAGCCCACCGGCGTGCTGGTGGACAACGCCATGGCGCTGGCGGACGCGGTGCTGCCCCCGCCCACGGATGAGCAGCTCGCTGCGCGGCTCACCGCGGCGCTGGAGCACTGCGCGCGCGTGGGGCTCACCGGCGTGCACGACGCGGGCATGGACCTGAAGACGTTCCGGCAGCTCCAGCAGTGGGACAAGGACGGCCGCCTGCCCCTGCGCATCTACGCGATGGCGGATGGACAGACGGCGGACCGCGAGCAGTACCTGAAGGACGGCCCCTTCCAGGGCAAGCTCCTGACGATGCGCGCGGTGAAGCTCGTCATGGACGGCGCGCTGGGCAGCCGGGGCGCGGCGCTGAGCACGCCCTACAGCGACGAGCCCGGCCACCAGGGCCTGCTGGTGCTGTCCCCGGAGGAGTACGCCGCGCGCGTGCGCGCCTTCGTGGGCCGCGGCTTCCAGGTGGCCACGCATGCGATTGGCGACCGCGCCAACACGCTGGTGCTGGACACGCTCCTCAAGGAGATGGAGGCCACGGGGAAGAAGGAGGGCCGCCACCGCGTGGAGCACGCGCAGATCCTCCGCCCGGAGGACATCACCCGGCTGGGCGCCAACGGCTTCGTCGCGAGCGTCCAGCCCACGCACGCCACCAGCGACATGCCCTGGGCCCAGGACCGCGTGGGGCCGGAGCGCATCCAGGGCGCCTATGCGTGGCAGAAGCTGAAGGCCGCGGGCGCGGTGCTGGCGCTGGGCAGCGACTTCCCGGTGGAGCGGCCGGACGTGCTCGCGGGGCTGTACGCGGCGCGCACGCGGCAGGACGCCAGCGGTCAGCCGCCCGGCGGATGGCAGCCCGACCAGCGCCTGAGCGGCGAGGAGGCGCTGGAGGGCTTCACGGTGGGCGCGGCCTACGCGTCGTTCGTGGAGGAGCAGCGCGGCCGGCTGAAGCCGGGGCAGGACGCGGACTTCGTGGTGCTGTCCGTGGACCCCGTGGACGGGCCCGCCGCGGAGCTGCTCACCGCGCAGGTGCGCCTGACGGTGGTGGCGGGCCGCGAGGTGTTTCGCGCGACCACGCCGTAG
- a CDS encoding DUF2293 domain-containing protein: MPDSLTVGPTAEPRRVRAQDGRLLSVPDGWALLPPGDAGLTRRVKAAGPTWTVVEKVGRKLFSRGVWAPEAHIVHARAVLDAERATPAYAKKLAQGRDRRAREQEVYEVDFANAVLRFLAFSPAWLPHAKRMAVLVAGHATPVGSGTVARTERIPIERRAEAAVIAWMRHQTTSYDDMRIQRVKGARREVRRELADVSRAVLDLHRRDAPHAPPACPLCSALLRPPPTRPPDS, from the coding sequence ATGCCTGATTCCTTGACGGTCGGCCCCACGGCCGAGCCCCGCCGCGTGCGTGCCCAGGACGGCCGCCTCCTCTCCGTGCCTGACGGGTGGGCCCTGCTCCCCCCCGGCGACGCCGGCCTCACCCGCCGCGTGAAGGCCGCCGGCCCCACCTGGACCGTGGTGGAGAAGGTGGGCCGCAAGCTCTTCTCCCGGGGCGTCTGGGCGCCGGAGGCCCACATCGTCCACGCCCGCGCCGTGCTCGACGCGGAGCGCGCCACCCCCGCCTACGCGAAGAAGCTGGCCCAGGGCCGGGACCGCCGCGCGCGCGAGCAGGAGGTCTACGAGGTCGACTTCGCCAACGCCGTCCTGCGCTTCCTGGCCTTCAGCCCCGCTTGGCTCCCCCACGCCAAGCGGATGGCCGTCCTGGTCGCCGGCCACGCCACCCCCGTGGGCAGCGGCACCGTGGCCCGCACGGAGCGCATCCCCATTGAGCGCCGCGCCGAGGCCGCCGTCATCGCCTGGATGCGCCACCAGACGACGAGCTACGACGACATGCGCATCCAGCGCGTGAAGGGCGCCCGCCGGGAGGTGCGCCGGGAGCTGGCGGACGTCTCCCGCGCCGTCCTGGACCTGCACCGCCGGGACGCCCCCCACGCCCCGCCGGCATGTCCGCTCTGCTCCGCCCTCCTCCGCCCCCCGCCGACACGCCCCCCGGATTCCTGA
- the sitA6 gene encoding SitA6 family polymorphic toxin lipoprotein, with product MRWLCWLWVVLWCGCASTSAVATFSPESVWAEAGTEQECEDSGKDRCVAPLCTDEACALFWCEDLEPGRIVRTRGATAPPVLVAPGSGPRRHWGSAQELPRDARPVMVFRFHPREKLPSQLQREQAMAEWAKRPKERHHIFPQAFKDHFDRKGIDIHQYVLAVDVDVHKRIHRGEGGGPWNRDWRDYIRLYGIRPKAAHFDHAFLMIQKYGLFGLTMTYWQQVDLLPSPLEN from the coding sequence ATGCGTTGGTTGTGCTGGCTGTGGGTGGTCCTGTGGTGCGGCTGCGCTTCGACGTCGGCGGTCGCGACGTTCTCACCCGAGAGCGTCTGGGCGGAGGCCGGGACCGAGCAGGAATGTGAGGACAGCGGGAAGGACCGGTGCGTCGCGCCCCTGTGCACGGATGAAGCCTGCGCGCTGTTCTGGTGCGAGGACCTGGAGCCGGGCCGCATCGTGCGCACGCGCGGCGCGACGGCGCCGCCCGTGTTGGTGGCGCCGGGGAGCGGGCCCCGGCGCCACTGGGGCAGCGCGCAGGAGCTTCCGCGCGATGCGCGGCCCGTCATGGTGTTCCGCTTCCATCCGCGCGAGAAGCTGCCCAGTCAGTTGCAGCGGGAGCAGGCGATGGCGGAGTGGGCGAAGCGGCCCAAGGAGCGGCACCACATCTTCCCGCAGGCGTTCAAGGACCATTTCGACAGAAAGGGGATCGACATCCACCAGTACGTGTTGGCCGTGGACGTGGATGTCCACAAGCGCATCCACCGTGGAGAGGGGGGCGGACCGTGGAATCGTGACTGGCGAGATTATATCCGGCTGTATGGCATCAGGCCGAAGGCAGCGCACTTCGATCATGCCTTCTTGATGATCCAGAAGTACGGTCTCTTTGGATTGACGATGACCTACTGGCAGCAGGTAGACCTCTTGCCATCCCCCTTGGAGAACTGA